A genomic stretch from Bacteroidia bacterium includes:
- a CDS encoding T9SS type A sorting domain-containing protein: protein MKKYLVFSLVLLNSVYSMYAQTYRSFEKWMPRPTAPYSLKNTAYCESYNGENTWAVFQIDSMQGSAVKGRQQWLMRMDINGNNLWSTKLVCKNSYVNSIIPCSDDGALLTGQIPNGTYWAGWLCKVDKYGNIQWTYKYAPTTPHNFHFKKTFLYENTFYVLGHKIYSTYSLPVILKLDTLGNIIWSKEYKEYPASHYPGFIGKVKDNVITFSTAVSDNGTAYICDIDTSGKVVWNRLYKVKYPTLDALIPIDVFKLNDNSFLISAGHTYFSAFVIDTSGSVLWNNYIPHQDYNINFQPLIEENNKIYSFASPLQSIFYKDSIKQSFGVVYQNLNIGPYPDTYVYYSNNMFNHKPKNSRNMVSLIASKIYPSSNVWLKKTDTTLSDTYCPKIVKYLKDTVPLLKDSSITISNYGMSLTKTAVPGLTYPLNIQWTFECGKIAPSSIITPSTPVFNLVLYPNPAQEHITLRTELKNYELRLWDSYGRLLYKALNMSQGEYMLPVSHLPQGTYHIECVCNQQHFVQTFVKIQP from the coding sequence ATGAAAAAATATCTTGTTTTTAGTCTTGTACTGCTCAACAGCGTGTATAGCATGTATGCACAGACATACAGAAGTTTTGAAAAGTGGATGCCACGCCCCACCGCGCCATACTCCTTGAAAAATACAGCTTACTGTGAGAGTTATAACGGAGAAAATACATGGGCAGTATTTCAGATAGACAGTATGCAGGGCAGTGCAGTAAAGGGGCGGCAGCAATGGCTGATGCGTATGGATATAAACGGTAATAATTTATGGAGTACAAAATTAGTGTGCAAGAACAGTTATGTAAACAGTATAATTCCTTGTTCTGATGACGGGGCGTTGCTTACAGGGCAAATACCCAATGGTACTTACTGGGCGGGATGGCTTTGCAAGGTAGATAAATATGGAAATATACAATGGACATACAAATATGCGCCTACTACCCCGCATAATTTTCACTTTAAAAAAACATTTCTATATGAAAACACCTTTTATGTTTTGGGACATAAAATATATTCTACATATTCTTTACCTGTTATTCTAAAATTAGATACACTGGGAAATATTATATGGAGTAAAGAATACAAAGAATATCCAGCATCTCACTACCCAGGGTTTATAGGTAAAGTGAAAGATAATGTTATTACTTTTTCTACTGCTGTCAGTGATAATGGCACTGCTTATATTTGCGACATAGATACATCAGGTAAAGTAGTATGGAACAGATTGTACAAAGTAAAATATCCAACGCTAGATGCTTTGATACCAATAGATGTATTCAAACTAAACGATAATAGCTTTTTGATCTCCGCCGGACATACTTATTTTTCAGCCTTTGTGATAGATACTTCGGGTAGTGTTTTATGGAATAATTACATACCTCATCAAGATTATAATATCAATTTTCAGCCTTTGATAGAGGAAAACAATAAAATATACTCTTTTGCTAGTCCTTTACAATCAATTTTTTACAAAGACAGTATAAAACAGTCTTTTGGCGTTGTTTATCAAAACCTGAATATAGGACCGTATCCAGATACGTATGTATATTACTCTAACAATATGTTCAATCATAAGCCGAAGAACAGTCGCAATATGGTAAGTCTTATTGCCAGTAAAATTTATCCAAGTTCTAATGTATGGTTAAAAAAAACAGACACTACTCTTTCAGACACCTACTGTCCTAAAATTGTTAAGTATTTGAAAGACACAGTACCTCTGCTTAAAGATAGCAGTATTACGATAAGCAATTATGGGATGAGTCTTACAAAAACGGCAGTACCAGGTTTAACCTATCCATTAAATATACAATGGACATTTGAATGCGGCAAAATTGCGCCCAGCAGTATTATTACGCCCAGTACGCCTGTATTTAACCTTGTTCTGTATCCCAATCCTGCGCAGGAACACATTACCCTCCGTACAGAACTCAAAAACTATGAACTGCGGTTATGGGACAGCTATGGCAGACTGCTTTATAAAGCACTCAATATGTCGCAGGGCGAATATATGCTGCCTGTATCCCACCTGCCACAGGGTACATATCATATAGAGTGTGTTTGCAACCAACAGCATTTTGTTCAGACTTTTGTTAAAATTCAACCTTAA
- a CDS encoding NRDE family protein, whose amino-acid sequence MCTLAFEYQKGKLTIGFNRDEVSDRNLAYSPQHIQKNNIHILAPIDPVGSGTWIGVNQFGRVACLMNHTHYKNQYNLVYFHSRGQLVLDILSLVHQQPFFYVQSQAKDFAPFHLFVFDGETAFRVTWDSFELHFYTILHGSYSFSSATLYSVQVSQERNRIWQNTKLNSIKEYETFLSTCRIQNYVNSLGKEVNTVSFTLLSRDDKQSVIEYQPLYPEVGKKVTQYLPIF is encoded by the coding sequence ATGTGTACGTTAGCTTTCGAATATCAAAAAGGCAAACTTACCATAGGTTTTAACAGAGATGAAGTATCTGATAGAAACTTAGCGTACTCACCTCAGCACATACAAAAGAATAATATACACATTCTTGCTCCGATTGACCCTGTCGGGTCAGGAACTTGGATAGGCGTCAATCAATTTGGTAGGGTAGCGTGCTTGATGAATCACACTCACTACAAAAACCAATATAACTTGGTCTATTTTCACAGCAGAGGCCAGTTGGTCTTAGATATTCTGAGCCTCGTGCATCAACAACCTTTTTTCTACGTTCAAAGTCAGGCTAAAGATTTTGCGCCATTTCATTTATTTGTTTTTGACGGTGAAACTGCCTTTCGGGTTACATGGGATAGTTTTGAACTCCATTTTTACACTATTTTACATGGAAGTTATAGCTTTTCCTCAGCAACGTTATATTCTGTGCAGGTAAGCCAAGAGCGAAATAGAATATGGCAAAATACTAAACTTAATAGTATAAAAGAATATGAAACATTTTTAAGCACTTGTCGCATACAAAACTACGTTAATTCATTGGGTAAAGAGGTTAATACTGTTAGTTTTACCTTACTTTCCAGAGATGATAAACAAAGTGTGATAGAATATCAACCTTTGTATCCCGAGGTGGGCAAAAAAGTAACACAATACCTACCCATCTTCTGA